One window of Aspergillus oryzae RIB40 DNA, chromosome 3 genomic DNA carries:
- a CDS encoding putative RecQ family helicase RecQ (ATP-dependent DNA helicase): MINDNLKRRKVDLDFYLHRVFRKKSFRPLQREVVTAAMEGHDVFLQASTSFGKSLCFQLPAVISHGVTVVVCPLLALMTDQVNALQALGVAVATINSTTSLSERREILADLLSGHPRTRLLYVTPELCQTETFRRNLQTIHSQGELNRVAIDEAHCISEWGHDFRPAYKELSWFKRALNNPPVPISACTATATPRVRQDIINLLGLDPGQLKIFNTPSARPNIHYEIRYLPNPIDDSGDSGKAQVNDFVSWLKSIQSRRRARLGGNDANLPPISGIIYVSFRSSSENLAGILSTSWNGNIRAVAYHAGLSSQDRTQIQSQWTSPQSLSEPNDQTPAFYIIVATNAFGMGIDNPHVRFVVHWNPPRSFEGFVQESGRAGRDGRAAASIVYFNTQERDKVLDRLRRDVENAYNRANKKPANGVSKDDPNSNLQNQYARLRSFQKVVRYCESTSRCRHEMIKDFFGDLELERMGSQAPSSEMKTGSSASPCDFACDFCKEGPRGLTLRKARMAIENELMDCTQWDYMSNMEAMYPDAFSGFD, from the exons ATGATAAACGACAATCTGAAGCGTCGCAAGGTAGACTTAGACTTTTATCTACACCGGGTTTTCCGAAAGAAGTCGTTCCG TCCTCTACAGCGAGAGGTAGTCACGGCGGCCATGGAAGGTCATGATGTCTTCCTGCAGGCATCTACATCTTTTGGAAAGAGCCTGTGCTTCCAATTGCCTGCTGtcatcagccatggcg TGACTGTCGTTGTATGCCCTCTCCTCGCATTGATG ACAGACCAAGTAAACGCGCTCCAAGCCCTAGGAGTAGCAGTGGCAACAATCAATTCGACTACCTCACTTTCAGAGAGACGCGAGATCCTCGCCGACCTTCTCTCAGGACATCCCCGAACCCGCCTTCTTTATGTAACCCCAGAGCTATGCCAAACGGAGACGTTCCGGCGAAATCTCCAAACTATCCATTCCCAGGGAGAGCTCAATCGTGTCGCCATCGACGAGGCCCACTGCATCAGTGAATGGGGCCATGACTTCCGCCCAGCGTACAAGGAACTGTCTTGGTTCAAACGGGCCTTGAACAACCCCCCAGTTCCGATCAGCGCCTGCACGGCCACCGCAACCCCGCGTGTCCGTCAGGATATCATAAATCTCCTCGGTTTAGATCCCGGCCAATTGAAGATTTTCAATACACCATCAGCTCGACCAAACATACATTACGAGATCAGATATCTCCCAAATCCTATCGACGATTCAGGAGACTCTGGAAAGGCCCAAGTTAACGACTTCGTCTCCTGGCTGAAGTCCATCCAGAGCCGTCGAAGAGCCAGATTGGGGGGAAATGACGCTAATCTTCCACCTATATCCGGTATCATTTACGTGTCCTTCAGATCATCGTCGGAAAACCTTGCCGGCATTCTGTCAACATCATGGAACGGCAATATCCGAGCAGTTGCCTATCACGCCGGTCTTTCCTCCCAAGACAGGACCCAGATTCAGTCACAGTGGACATCCCCACAGTCACTCTCAGAACCAAACGACCAAACCCCAGCGTTCTACATAATAGTCGCAACTAATGCGTTCGGCATGGGCATCGATAACCCCCATGTTCGATTCGTAGTTCACTGGAACCCTCCCCGAAGCTTCGAGGGGTTTGTACAAGAGTCCGGTCGCGCAGGTCGCGATGGCCGTGCCGCCGCATCAATCGTTTACTTCAACACCCAAGAGCGAGATAAAGTACTCGATCGTCTCCGACGAGACGTTGAAAATGCCTACAATCGCGCCAACAAGAAACCAGCGAATGGAGTATCCAAGGACGATCCTAACAGCAATCTTCAAAATCAATACGCTCGGCTGCGGAGTTTTCAAAAAGTTGTTCGCTATTGTGAGTCAACTAGCCGGTGCAGGCACGAGATGATTAAGGATTTCTTCGGAGACCTAGAACTTGAGAGGATGGGTTCTCAGGCCCCGAGCTCCGAAATGAAAACAGGCTCAAGCGCATCGCCGTGCGACTTTGCTTGTGATTTTTGCAAGGAAGGCCCCAGGGGTCTAACGCTTCGCAAGGCAAGAATGGCCATTGAGAATGAGTTAATGGACTGTACGCAGTGGGATTACATGTCGAACATGGAGGCAATGTATCCGGATGCTTTTTCTGGTTTCGACTAG